AccagaacaaataaaaaagatggaTCATGAGTCGATTGCCATTTATCTGAACGCCCTTGAATCGGGTTCAGAAAGAAGACGggatataaatttaataattgttGGAAAGAAATCTGTTGGAAAGACTTCCTTAGTACGACGATTGTTCGGGGAGGAGTTACAAAGCGTAAAAAGCACAAATGGTATAGAAATTCATCGGCGGAGATGTCGAATAAATCTAAGTAACTGGGAATGGAATAAATTGTTAGGTAAATATGCGATTTTTTTCTCACTCtcgttttacatattttatttattgcaaagttatcatagaaaaactaaaacatagtaaacataattttaatcttttttttaagttctgtGTATGctgtttttatgtatttactctttttttattttttcagttcttgGAAACACGTTTTTGCTAGACCCTAGTATGAACCGTATGTCTCAGACCTTAtatgaatattcaatatttaattaatgGAATTAGAGATAGGCATGTTGGATgtaatttaaactaaaatacaGACTAATGATCTCTACTACATTatcgtaaaatatttttattcgcAAAAACGACTATGCTTAAGTAAACTTATCCTcgcatatattttattatatgtaaacatgttattttttttttataattatactgTTTTCCAGTGTACTCTTTTATACTTGAGACTTAAAAAGCTGTGtaataagaattatttttttttaaatttttagtgCCTGCTTTACATGTTTATATGATCTTCAACATCTTATTAAAAATTGTTCTCAAGAATGCAATCCAATCAGCGCAAGAAAAACCTAAATGAAATTTCCATTCAGATGGTTGTTTGGATTGAGTGTTGTATAAACCCTTTGGCAATTTAATCCTTTAGCAAATACGTTATTTCTAGtgtaatttcattatttcaattaCTCTGATAGTTGTTACTGTAaagattttatatgaaaataacattttattgatatctatattttttaaatacagatacccttattcgtttgatgtgtttgagctttgattttgccatttgaatacagactttccgttttgaattttcctcagagtttggtatttttgtttatttacttttttcttgaTATTGACCTTATGCCTTAACAGattattgtttatgtgtttAGTTTCTGAGAAAGGGGTGAACGTGGTTTTCTTTattgtttctttattgtagAACATATGAAATCGGTGAAGTTTAATCATAACTTCCATAGATTTCTCCTATACTATGAACAGTCAGGGGACTTACTGGaataagtgatttttaaatcacttatttGAGTAGCAAATTCGAGTTTTGTCACAAATTgggattttgtagttttttcaaaattttaaacacataggttgaaataatatcttttagttattaaaattaaaaaatatgaactgTTTGCTTCTTTTAAGTAGCAAGGTTTATGCATTTGATGCTATGATTTAGCTGAAAATtctattttagttgaaaaaatgctataataatgGCTTTCCATAATGAACtgatacttttttaaaagatttttcacaGCAGTGGGGGTATTTTTCCTGTGAAGTTCAAGGTTTCATCTTTaagattatgtaataaaattctactgttCGCGATAAAATTTCACTGTTGGGGTGTGTTGAAATTAGTGGGGGTTATTAAAAGAATGATACTTAAAGAAGTGATTTTTGGGAAGGAAATTGAGGTCtgatacttaaacaagtgatttgtATGTCATATCCTAGATTCAGTACAAGGTCATCACCTGAAATGACCTGGTCATCCTAGACAACACAGATGTTGGTTCTGATAAGtttagaaacataattagtCCCTAATTAAagctacaataaaattaaatcacttCTTCTAGTGATTAATTTGTACTACTTAAATAGgtgattattaaagaaagacaactctaacTTCCAACCTTTATGGAAATAATGTTACTTGAATCAGTGATTTagaaaatcacttgtttaagtaagtCACCTGACTGTTGaacactttttaatattttttttgtagatacaAGAATAGTGAAAGAAACAAGTATCAACAATAGAATATTGCAGTCAATTGTCAAAGAGTTGCATCAAGATAAGGAAAAACCAAAGCATGACATATCGGAGATATCTTCATCAGATCAGATATCAACAGATGATAATAAGGCCacaatcacaaaaaatattgaacatgaCGAAGAACCTCAACCCAAAATGAACTATCAGTTTGCTTATCCGGAGATTACAGAATCGCCGTTTTCTAAACTGGCAAAGGATGAGCTGTTAAGTATAATCGGATCTGCTGTAGACTTACAAGACGAAGACGGCTATGCAAATTTAACAGTGTGGGATTTTGCTGGTGACATTGAGTATTACAACACACATCAAACGTTCTTGAATTCAGAAGCAATTTTTCTTGTCGTAGCAAATTTACATGACATAGATGACACAGTATCCTACGGTTTGTAAAGTCAATTTGTGCTTCCTTATCtaatttaaagatataattatattaaacgTAGATACGAATTATTCTTGATGTTCagttcatataaaaacaatgaaactaaACATTTAAGACAGCACATTTTTAATACGTGgcttttttgttaaatgatttttattgtttgctCTAAACGACACTACTTTTCGTGTTTCATTTGATATAGCCATTTACTATCTTGACTTgcatttaaaaattgacaatgaagatCGGATGAAAACAAAAGTTCGTGACAAAAGAGATGACTTCAGCTTCCCAACtgttctttcattttctatgtagcaacattctagCAGTGTCTTCCCATGAAGTATATATATCCAAATTGATACAGTATTCTAggacttgtatttcctatcatgatgttCTTATAAgaaggttgctgctcacaaaaAAGCTATCAAGCCAAGTGTTAAAGAAGTGCAGTTGAAATTATCCCTTCTAAAAATTTACAGACGCCATCGGTAGTTGGTTTAAAGTCAttgaatatctgttttaaaGATGACGACGGATATGTTCCAAaagtcgtaactacaatcccgtccACTTTTGTCTCGTATgtaacctaccgaattatacttaTCACCAGGTTTTTAAATACACCAACAACCTGACGGGTGCACATGTAGAGTAGAATCTTCCCTGAGTGTACGAAATCACCCCcggtttttggttgggttttctgttgctcagtcttaagttttctacgttgtgttttgaatatatttgatTGTCGTTTTTTAGTCTTTGGCGTTATTTGTCATgcctttgtcagtttattttcttcttatgattataaatgttcatttgGTATATTTCCCCTCTCATTTACACGTAAAACTGTGTAATATACGTGTAGCTAACCTATTTTATATAGTGCTTACAAAGATATCACCACAaatgttgttttcttcttatcTCATACACACATCCTTTGTTATACGACCGTAAATATCTTGCGTTGTCCGAAGACATTTGATTTCCAAACAATAGCTTACATATTAGTGATTGGATCTTGATGAAATGTTACCACAaggtttcatattttataaacaaatgaaggttgggattgatttttggggcAATGGTCTGAACTGTTATGAAAAacggaacaaaaacaaaacttttctaatacaaatgtatcaattgtTCATTTCTTTACCATCTTCAATGGGATTTAATTCACAGGCTAGAACATGGTGGATTCtttattatcaatgattatgCTGAATGTAACCGTATTTTTAGATTTGGGAATTTTGGCCCCATGTTTAAATTGATCCACATTGAGGACCTATGGGTCcaaattaaatttagtttgattttaacaacatttcatttcaatggtgtttttttatatgcttAATCTAATTATGCAGAACTTCATGGTAGGTtcgtttataattttgtaaaaaataatttttagaaaGCTTCAtatatgtgtcaaatattttatcagaaTCCAAATTCAGATCTGTTTCAAGCTTGCATGAATGAAGTGTCGATTTTCGCCCAAACTGTTTAGGGTTCGACCTCTCCGCTCGTATCAAGCTGCCCCTAGCAATGTGTTTTATTAATGTAAAGCATGTTGCTTTCTGTAAATGGAAAATTTACTGACTCCATCATTAAATTGGCTTTATTATCAGATTACCATAGGCATGTTCCATTTGTAGTTACCACAATATCGTTCTATTTACGTCGACTCTGACCTACAAGTGAGACTTATATCCAAATTTGTACCTACCACAAATAACAAGACGGGTGCTGAATGTGATTTAGGATCTGCGTACCCTCTTGAGCACCTCGATTCCACCCTGATTTATGCAAGGTTCATTTAGTTCTCTAGATTGTGTTCTATATAATGTTGTGCATACTTTTGTCTAttctttgggtttttttatcTGCCCGATCGTTATCGCTTTCATTTTGACTGATGAATTTTGATTCATCCGGGTGTAACTTTCGCCTCTTTTTAAACACTGATTTaaatagttatattttttacttgCAATATTATAACGGTCTGCAGgataaatcattatatatttttttattgaatgaaGTAATTATATTCTTCAGACACATTTCAAGTGCAGTCATCCaccgaaatatttaaatattaatttgtcTTTCATCACAGGCACATTCAATTTCTGGATGGATACAATACATTGTTATGGAAGCATAAACGACAAAACTGAAGCTGTATTGCTCGAAGGAGCTCAAAACCTTCTAGATCCACCAGTTATTGCAATTGGTACACACAAGGACAAATTTCAggtatttatatcaaataacaatGGAGTAGACATGTTAATTTAGTCTCTGTTTATAAAAACTTGACGACTGAATTTGCgcctttgaaaatatttaggtAATGTTAATTTGTGTTCGTATAAAAACGGTATTCTAGTTAAGTTTAGACTATGGACATTGGATATAATTCACCAATGTATCGGATCAAAAAGATACAATGAGATCAAGTGTGCCACGACGTCTTACATATCTAACTGTTTGTTTATGAATAACTGATTCAATGTTACGTTAGAGCTCATCTTAAATAGAAACTAGGGAAATTGTTTCATTCTAGATTGTAtaatatctatttcattttactGTACGAATATGTACCTTTGTCATATTGATAACAATGTATATCTTTTTCTGTCCTGACATTCATGCTCGTCAATGCTGATTGTCGTTTTAATACAACCGCaacaattgaagattttttggtcgtatattggtatcacgtttgCGTTGTTGTCGTCCGAAGacttttggttttcgcactataactttggtataagtaaatagaaatcaatgaaatttaaacacaaggtttatgaacacaaaagtaAGGttaggtatgggctttgttcattgttgaaggtcgtactgttacctatagttgtcatttcagtcttttgtggatagttgtctaattggcaataataccatatcttcttttttataaggattgattttgggagtaaagatcccaacagtttaggaaataggggcaaaaatagtgaaaacttttgtttgataagattgtgtggaagtgtagtatAGAGAGTGAAAAAGTCAAAACTGGCAACCAAATCAACAGGACCACCAAAAGCACGTAATATATCTAAAAAATCTGAAGAATCTTGTCCACTCTAAAATGGTCAATTCCACTGTTTTCATAtgatattacaaaaattaatgaaacGTTCTTTGATAATAGTTAAGGAACTCGTTAAAAGCACAGAAAGATTAGTAGTAGATCACTTACAAGAGGCCGAAATGAAACGATATTTTACCGTTTTTTTGTAGTTTAGGTAACCAATACATAGTGGGAACCTTCAAATGTCTCGATGAGGCCTTAAGCTGTGCTGTGGTAGTGGCATAGCTATTTAGTATATGACTCTATTTGGAGCATACAGCCTTGAATAAAGTTGAAGGCAAAATTTCATTCTTAATGACTTCCGTGTAGTATTTACTTCATACCACCACTACATTGCTGGATGCTTTTTCGACTAATATGTACACAAAACGTTTTGATAGaccttaaattttgtttttagtcCAAGAAAAGGGGCGTATTACTtacacttttatttatttaaaacaaaaaatcgaaGGGTGATTTGCGAATATAAAcaacattcatacatttatttaaatcaagTGACTTTTTGTCAGATTTCTTCCGTTtagaacaatttttaaaataggaTTATAGAGCATCTTTAATAGCCTGAGGACACTGttctcaatttattttcgacCGTGGACGATATTTTGGTCCTTTTGTCAGAAACTTTATAACCTCTCGGTCTTAAACGATGTTGGGGTCATGACCATAGGAACCATATCTAAACGTCGATAAGTCATAGTCTATATTTGAATGAATAGTCTTCTGTTATGTAGTAGCGTCCGGAAACTCGAAAGTTTCTATTGTCTATAAATTGACACATAGTAAAGAAAACTAGTGTTTAACAAATCAATAATATTGCaaataatttgacatttaatatgaaaaaaaatttgtatcaACTTTGTATTAGTAGTTTTAGTCTCTAATCTAACTCTAAAGACATTTTTTACGGATGTTACGATTTGAGTTTCCTTTGGTATTGACAGGTTTATCAACATTTccttatttgtcaaaattattattattcaagTCACTAGACAGAAAGGATTTATGTTCACcatcaaattgatttttacaaTTACTATTTACACTTTTTTCTCTTTGCATGTGTTGGTGTCTGCTAATTTCAATAAGAAGTGTTTTATCACtcattattaattttgtcaACATCCGTTCTTAAATAGTAACAAATTTTTTGCCCCAGTGTTCGATTCtttatgaatatagaaaataaaactatcATTAAAAAACCCAACAATATACAGAACACAGTTTTCataggaaaattaaaactgagcaacatgaaccctCTGAAAAACGGGGATTATTCTCATATGCCCTGGTTGGGTTAACAGATGCTGATGAAAAACCTGTACCATATAACCGGCTTAAAAACACCCCGGTTcgaaacatataaaacaattcaatggcAAAAACTAACCGCCTAACTTATATCATAACAATTTACGAAAGCCAGGGTCTTTATACATCcgctttagaaaaaaatcacataaaagTACAGATATGAGAATAGTAATAGTTACTGACAGCCAAAAACATCATAAGAAATCATGTATCTAAGACTGTTTTagttaaatgataatgaaataatCCAATATCACTGTTTCTGTTTTTGCGAAAGGACGAAGAACAATGCAGAAAACGTCTCGAATCCTAcactgataaaatatttaaagattccAAGCTTCACCTGAGATCAATTCACCTGATCTCCAACACAGAGGATGTAGAAGATGCTTTTGAAAAATTGAGGAATGATATATTTGCCACAGCAAAGCGTACTGCAAATTGGAATCGAGAATAtcctgttaaatttattcagatggaAAAAGCCATCAACTCTGAACTTACGATcggaaaacaaataatttcttttgaaaGATTAAAAGAACTAGGTGAGAAAATACCACTTCCGATAACTGATAACAAGGAGCTTCATCTCTTTCTCAGGTATCAACATGAAATTGGTAACGTGATATTTTTTGAAGACATTCCGTCATACATTATACTTGATCCCCAATGGCTAGCAAATGCCTTTACATGCATTGTTACAGCCCAGCAGTTTCAACTGGAATTACCACACTTACAATGGaacaatttcaaacaaacagGAAAGATGGATCCTAAGCTATTGGAAGAAATATTCAAGAAACAATCAGCAGACATGAGAATTCATAAAGAGCATATACTGGAAGTAATCGAAAAGTTTGACATTATCATCTATCCATTGCTACTGACGGAAAGTGGAAATGTACAAAGGGAGCATAGTGTTTTTTACGTTCCATGCATGCTTCAAACATTACAAATTAAGGATATTGATGTATTGTTTAACGTTCCAAATGCTAGCaaatctacatgtatgtgttttgtctttagttttttaccGCCGTATCTAATCAGCAATCTGATTGTCTCTTGTCTACGAGAATATCCTCTAGCAGTGGTGAAGGGCGAGATAGGTCTCTTCAAGGATTGTTGTGTATTCAATATTGACAGAACTGGCTGTGCAAAATTTGTATTAGCAAAGAGTGGTCATATGATTCAGCTGCAAGTATGGCAATGGGACGAAGTAGATACAGAGGTTAACCAAGCTGTTTTAAAAGTTGTCGAAAGAGAAATCAACAGAATTATCAACACGCGATACAAGTTGAAAACGGTATCTTTCGAGAAAAAATGGAAGTGTGAGACTACCAGTTTCTCCTTTGACACAGGATTCCTTGAATTTGATCAAGTACATGAtgggaaaaaatattattgcgAAGAACATGCGACaactcataaatataaagaCTATTGGTCTGGTGAGAAATCAAAGGTAATGTTTctatttgttttagattattttaatttagtgGGCATATATTTGTGAC
The nucleotide sequence above comes from Mytilus trossulus isolate FHL-02 chromosome 5, PNRI_Mtr1.1.1.hap1, whole genome shotgun sequence. Encoded proteins:
- the LOC134717507 gene encoding uncharacterized protein LOC134717507 translates to MDPKLLEEIFKKQSADMRIHKEHILEVIEKFDIIIYPLLLTESGNVQREHSVFYVPCMLQTLQIKDIDVLFNVPNASKSTCMCFVFSFLPPYLISNLIVSCLREYPLAVVKGEIGLFKDCCVFNIDRTGCAKFVLAKSGHMIQLQVWQWDEVDTEVNQAVLKVVEREINRIINTRYKLKTVSFEKKWKCETTSFSFDTGFLEFDQVHDGKKYYCEEHATTHKYKDYWSGEKSKAPRRISSDQQNYVRMSMIVLEVLSGVLYDRLFLDTKTGEILDRDKLDITEMCKKYCALKINFPSQGFRNIGKVDEISTNETTIGDDIQRIRVIRNEMQHSSVFALDDTRYETLIKIVRAMLTRFDQCNNPAGESYVNRLDEIMKMELETRSFEEIKERMKAGLIEKIHAVFDSVVSDALNDIC